In one Myotis daubentonii chromosome 1, mMyoDau2.1, whole genome shotgun sequence genomic region, the following are encoded:
- the LOC132240393 gene encoding LOW QUALITY PROTEIN: RNA exonuclease 1 homolog (The sequence of the model RefSeq protein was modified relative to this genomic sequence to represent the inferred CDS: substituted 1 base at 1 genomic stop codon) has translation MCCSPPILWAEDKEPLLLTTLSPGQETXRTSHLTKQVKETKSHTLGPASVRRGLAPRTRLPTTQELCDLLQGADKVPMKSASLPQAAQQPAPKPRSMHLSAARDKRRIARIPMPCLGEGAKRRHLASSSSRQPSKNQGLGSQLPEAPAPSRQASMATSTVPPKRMAWGPPVQTSQKPVPPKEYGGKVPAITRQRHLSLFMDEGLKFCSSTQEATGKELKEEKAASHQSPSESMDRKVVANTFHKMQGLEPGRGAGLHKTRDSRAVSQEVVPGGKLAAQTSFSLQRPDSPPEEDPLPGATLYQRLKEHLLTQAQLKENGYPFAHPTLPGGAVLFTAQEKPPQDDSCRLCCRCGTQYLVAPSGRCVRQEECRYHWGRLRPTPAAGGWEIQYTCCSAAIGSPGCQVARQHVQDGRQQDLQGFVLTLDKELPAGAHPGIYALDCEMCYTTAGLELTRVSVVDSALRLVYDTFVRPDRDIIDYNTRFSGVTAADLAHTSTSIRDVQAALLTLFNARTILIGHSLQSDLLALRLIHGTVLDTSVLFPHRRGLPYKRSLRNLAAHYLGHVIQDRMDGHSSSEDASACMRLVIWKMEQDAETQR, from the exons ATGTGTTGCAGCCCCCCAATTCTTTGGGCAGAGGACAAGGAGCCATTGCTTCTGACCACTCTGTCCCCTGGGCAGGAGACATAGAGGACCTCTCATCTCACCAAGCAAGTCAAGGAGACAAAGTCCCACACACTCGGG CCAGCGTCTGTGAGGAGAGGCCTGGCCCCCCGCACCAGGCTACCCACCACCCAGGAGCTGTGTGACCTGCTGCAGGGAGCAGACAAGGTTCCCATGAAgtcagccagcctgccccaggctgcccagcagccAGCCCCGAAGCCCCGCTCCATGCACCTCTCAGCTGCCAGAGACAAGAGGAGGATTGCCCGCATCCCCATGCCCTGCCTGGGTGAAGGTGCCAAGAGACgccacctggccagcagcagcagccgccagCCTTCCAAAAACCAGGGGCTGGGCAGCCAGCTACCAGAGGCACCCGCCCCATCGCGCCAGGCATCCATGGCCACCAGCACTGTGCCCCCAAAGCGCATGGCCTGGGGCCCACCTGTGCAGACTTCTCAGAAGCCCGTTCCTCCAAAAGAGTATGGGGGCAAAGTGCCCGCCATCACCCGTCAACGCCATCTCAGCCTCTTTATGGACGAGGGTCTCAAGTTCTGCTCCTCCACCCAGGAAGCCACAGGAAAGGAACTGAAGGAGGAGAAGGCGGCCTCCCACCAGAGCCCCAGCGAGAGCATGGACCGGAAAGTGGTCGCCAACACCTTCCACAAGATGCAGGGCCTGGAACCGGGCCGTGGAGCCGGTCTCCACAAGACCCGGGACAGCAGGGCTGTGTCCCAGGAGGTGGTGCCGGGGGGCAAGTTGGCCGCCCAGACCAGCTTCTCGCTCCAGCGCCCGGACAGCCCCCCTGAAGAGGATCCTTTGCCCGGGGCCACCCTGTACCAGCGCCTCAAGGAGCACCTGCtcacccaggcccagctcaagGAGAACGGCTACCCCTTCGCGCACCCCACACTGCCGGGGGGCGCTGTCCTCTTCACCGCCCAGGAGAAGCCGCCCCAAGACGACTCCTGCAGGCTGTGCTGCCGCTGTGGCACCCAGTACCTCGTGGCCCCCTCGGGCCGCTGTGTGCGCCAGGAAGAATGTCGCTACCACTGGGGGCGGCTGCGCCCCACTCCagcggctgggggctgggagattCAGTACACGTGCTGCTCGGCCGCCATCggctcccctggctgccaggtggCCCGGCAGCACGTGCAGGACGGCCGCCAGCAGGACCTTCAGGGCTTCGTGCTCACCTTGGACAAAGAGCTGCCCGCAGGGGCTCACCCCGGCATCTAcgccctggactgtgagatgtGCTACACCACCGCCGGCCTGGAGCTGACCCGCGTCAGCGTGGTGGACAGCGCCCTGCGGCTGGTGTACGACACCTTCGTCAGGCCGGACCGCGACATCATTGACTACAACACCAGGTTTTCCGGAGTCACCGCGGCTGACCTGGCCCACACCAGCACCTCCATCCGGGACGTCCAGGCCGCCCTGCTGACGCTCTTCAATGCCCGCACCATCCTCATCGGACACAGCCTGCAGAGCGACCTGCTGGCCTTGAGGCTCATCCACGGCACCGTGCTGGACACATCGGTGCTCTTCCCGCACCGCCGCGGCCTCCCCTACAAGCGCTCCCTTCGCAACCTCGCGGCTCACTACCTCGGACACGTCATCCAGGACCGGATGGACGGCCACAGCTCCAGCGAGGACGCCAGCGCCTGCATGCGCCTGGTCATCTGGAAGATGGAACAAGACGCCGAGACTCAGCGCTGA